One Dioscorea cayenensis subsp. rotundata cultivar TDr96_F1 chromosome 15, TDr96_F1_v2_PseudoChromosome.rev07_lg8_w22 25.fasta, whole genome shotgun sequence genomic region harbors:
- the LOC120278105 gene encoding DNA (cytosine-5)-methyltransferase 1B-like isoform X4, translating to MLEAGNKRKGRGASTKKNKSTDDTVVVNAKEKGRVNVDNVRDSVGRKRPKRGAACSDFKEKSIRISEKSSMVETRRDRLVEDERIAVDLTKLGLEDDPPCRKLLDFIFHDAEGNPQPFEMSEIDDLFVTALVMPMDDNLEKEKERGVKCEGFGRIESWAISGYDEGTPVVWISTEIADYECVKPAGSYKRFYDHFCEKARICVEVYRKLAKSAGGDPDLGLEELLAGVVRSMSGSKSFCGGLTGRDFVISLGDFIYNQLIGLDGSEKNDVNFATLPALIALKGECRNNKDFNKVHPEVSGGSLKINETQQSQTIEDDDEKLARLLQEEENWKSMKQQRARQSATSQKNVYIKISEAEIANDYPLPGYYKPAIGEMDEYIFFESDANIYYPDLPRRILNNWSLYNSDSRLISLELLPMIPCAEVDVTVFGSGNMKEDDGTGFCHETEPGQSSSSSLASVDTDGVPVYLSSIKEWMIEFGSSMVFISIRTDVAWYRLGKPAKQYIPWYEPVLKTARLAISIITLLKEQSRVSKLSFADVIKKVSEFDKHHPAFISSNLLLVERYVVVHGQIILQQFSEFPDDNIRKCAFVTGLSEKMQERRHTKLLMNKRFVVQKEANLNPSAAIKPVLSKRNVMRATTTRLINRIWGDYYLHYFPDDSKEGDTHEIKEQELEEDQEENEDEDAEENVPNEEEKLSKSCPSIRSCNSKLNHDEVIWKGESTGKTCCGEALYKYAVVHGDQLAVGGAALIETDECDEPMTIVFLEYMYEKDDGIKMAHGKIMEKGSETVLGNAANEREVFLTNGCVDFELCEVKESVTVDIRLRSWGHKHRASYANADKIDRAKAEERKKKGLPMEYYCKSLYWPERGAFFTLPFDSMGLGNGVCSSCEQRDAEEDFFFVDSTVFVHKKTEYNICDFVYVRPHYFGVEKDEDREIFKGGRNVGLKPYTVCQLQEIEVPRGKTPSPESTLVKVRRFYRPEDVSAQKAYNSDIREVYYSEDITSVPVEAIEGKCEVRKKNDLPIVDLPIITDHVFFCEYCYDADKGSLKQLHAHVKFSPLNQKVPDASSRKKKGKEKCDGEPNGSDKSKDESQESRLATLDIFSGCGGLSEGLQKAGVSFTKWAIEYEQPAGEAFGKNHPNTLMFIDNCNVILRAIMEKCGDVDDCISTSEAAKLAAELSEEKLNNLPLPGQVDFINGGPPCQGFSGMNRFNQGIWSKVQCEMILGFLSFAEYFRPRFFLLENVRTFVSFNKAQTFRLTLASLLEMGYQVRFGILDAGAYGVSQSRKRVFVWAASPEEKLPEWPEPMHVFAGPELKIPLSNGMHYSAVRSTAGGAPFRSITVRDTIGDLPPVVNGASKLSIEYDGSPVSWFQKQIRGRTITLDDHISKEMNELNLIRCQRIPKRPGSDWHDLPDEKVKLSTGQMVDLIPWCLPNTAKRHNQWKGLFGRLDWEGNFPTSITDPQPMGKVGMCFHPEQDRIITVRECARSQGFPDSYQFCGNIQNKHRQIGNAVPPPLAYVLGRKLKEAVNAKTSCSE from the exons TCTTCCATGATGCTGAAGGAAATCCCCAACCATTTGAAATGTCTGagattgatgatttatttgtcaCTGCTCTTGTTATGCCCATGGATGATAATTtggagaaagagaaggaaaggGGAGTTAAATGTGAGGGCTTTGGCCGCATTGAATCTTGGGCAATTTCAGGTTATGATGAAGGCACTCCAGTGGTTTGGATCTCAACTGAGATTGCAGACTATGAATGTGTGAAGCCTGCCGGCAGCTACAAAAGGTTTTATGATCATTTCTGTGAGAAGGCTCGCATATGTGTTGAAGTCTACCGAAAATTAGCCAAATCTGCTGGAGGAGATCCTGACTTGGGTTTGGAAGAGTTGCTTGCTGGGGTTGTTCGTTCTATGAGTGGAAGCAAAAGCTTTTGTGGTGGATTGACAGGTAGAGATTTTGTGATTTCACTTGgtgattttatatataaccAGTTAATTGGATTGGACGGCTCAGAGAAAAATGATGTGAATTTTGCTACATTGCCTGCTCTTATTGCTCTGAAGGGTGAATGCAGAAATAATAAAGATTTTAACAAGGTCCATCCAGAGGTCTCCGGTGGGAGTTTGAAAATTAATGAAACACAACAATCACAAAcaattgaagatgatgatgagaaaCTTGCAAGGCTGTTGCAGGAGGAGGAGAACTGGAAGTCAATGAAGCAGCAAAGAGCCCGTCAATCAGCAACTTCTCAAAAAAATGTCTACATTAAGATCAGTGAAGCTGAAATTGCCAATGACTATCCTTTGCCTGGATATTATAAGCCAGCAATTGGAGAAATGGATGAGTACATCTTTTTTGAGAGTGATGCCAACATATACTACCCCGACCTCCCAAGACGAATTCTTAACAATTGGTCTCTTTACAATTCTGACTCAAGGCTTATTTCATTAGAGCTCCTCCCAATGATTCCCTGTGCTGAAGTAGATGTGACAGTATTTGGATCAGGGAATATGAAAGAGGATGATGGGACTGGGTTCTGCCATGAGACTGAACCAGGCCAGTCCTCATCAAGCTCATTGGCCTCTGTGGATACTGATGGGGTTCCAGTTTATCTTAGCTCCATAAAGGAATGGATGATAGAGTTTGGATCTTCCATGGTCTTTATATCTATCCGAACAGATGTTGCCTG GTATAGGCTGGGGAAACCTGCAAAACAGTACATTCCGTGGTATGAGCCAGTCCTTAAAACAGCAAGGCTTGCTATAAGTATCATCACTTTGCTAAAGGAACAAAGCCGTGTTTCTAAGCTTTCGTTTGCAGATGTCATCAAGAAAGTTTCAGAGTTTGATAAGCACCATCCTGCCTTTATCTCTTCCAATCTGCTATTGGTGGAGAGATATGTAGTTGTTCATGGACAGATTATTCTTCAACAATTTTCCGAGTTTCCTGATGACAACATTCGAAAATGTGCTTTTGTCACTGGTCTTTCTGAAAAGATGCAAGAGAGACGCCACACCAAGCTTCTTATGAATAAAAGATTTGTCGTGCAGAAGGAAGCAAATTTGAATCCAAGTGCAGCAATTAAGCCAGTTTTGTCAAAGAGAAATGTGATGCGAGCTACTACAACAAGGTTGATTAATAGGATATGGGGagattattatttacattattttccAGATGATTCAAAAGAGGGAGATACTCATGAAATTAAAGAGCAAGAACTTGAGGAGGATcaggaagaaaatgaagatgaagatgcaGAAGAAAATGTGCCTAATGAAGAGGAGAAATTGTCAAAGTCTTGTCCGTCTATTCGATCATGTAATTCCAAGTTAAACCATGATGAAGTAATATGGAAAGGTGAGTCTACTGGAAAGACATGCTGCGGGGAGGCTCTTTATAAATATGCAGTTGTTCATGGAGATCAACTTGCTGTTGGTGGGGCAGCATTAATAGAAACTGATGAATGTGATGAGCCGATGACCATAGTTTTCCTGGAGTACATGTATGAAAAAGACGATGGAATAAAAATGGCGCATGGGAAAATTATGGAAAAGGGATCTGAGACAGTACTTGGAAATGCGGCAAATGAGAGGGAAGTTTTCCTGACCAATGGCTGTGTGGACTTTGAATTGTGTGAGGTGAAAGAATCTGTAACTGTGGATATACGTTTGCGGTCATGGGGGCATAAACACAGGGCTTCTTATGCTAATGCTGACAAGATTGATAGGGCAAAGGctgaagagagaaagaagaaaggactACCAATGGAGTATTATTGTAAAAGTTTGTATTGGCCTGAGAGGGGTGCTTTCTTCACTCTTCCATTTGACAGCATGGGACTTGGAAATGGGGTGTGTAGTTCATGTGAACAAAGAGATGCAGAAGAggattttttctttgttgattctACCGTTTTTGTTCACAAGAAGACTGAATACAATATATGTGACTTTGTATATGTGAGGCCTCATTATTTTGGGGTGGAAAAAGATGAGGATCGGGAAATTTTCAAAGGTGGGAGGAATGTAGGCCTAAAGCCTTACACAGTATGCCAGTTGCAGGAAATTGAAGTCCCCAGAGGGAAAACACCCTCTCCAGAGTCCACTCTTGTCAAGGTTAGAAGATTCTACCGGCCAGAAGATGTTTCTGCTCAAAAGGCCTACAATTCAGATATTAGAGAA GTTTATTATAGTGAAGACATTACCAGTGTTCCTGTTGAAGCAATAGAAGGGAAGTGTGAAGTCAGAAAGAAAAACGATCTCCCCATTGTGGATCTTCCTATAATTACtgatcatgttttcttttgtgaatattGTTATGATGCTGATAAAGGAAGTCTCAAGCAG TTgcatgcccatgtgaaattttCGCCATTAAACCAAAAGGTGCCTGATGCTTCCTCAAGGAAGAAAAAAGGGAAGGAAAAATGTGATGGTGAACCAAACGGTTCTGATAAAAGTAAAGATGAATCACAGGAAAGCCGTCTGGCTACTTTAGATATCTTTTCTGGCTGTGGGGGTCTGTCAGAGGGATTGCAAAAAGCTG GTGTTTCATTCACAAAGTGGGCAATAGAATATGAGCAGCCTGCTGGAGAAGCATTTGGCAAAAACCATCCTAATACATTGATGTTCATTGATAATTGCAATGTTATTTTGAG AGCTATCATGGAAAAGTGTGGGGATGTAGATGACTGCATCTCAACTTCTGAGGCTGCTAAACTGGCTGCAGAACTTAGTGAAGAAAAGCTTAACAACCTGCCATTGCCTGGCCAAGTAGATTTTATTAACGGAGGCCCCCCATGCCAG GGATTTTCGGGGATGAATAGATTTAATCAAGGCATCTGGAGTAAGGTGCAATGTGAGATGATTTTGGGCTTCTTGTCTTTCGCTGAATATTTTCGTCCTAGATTCTTCCTTTTGGAGAATGTCAggacatttgtttcttttaacaAGGCACAGACATTCAGATTGACTCTTGCTTCATTGCTAGAGATGGGTTACCAG GTGAGATTTGGCATTCTTGACGCTGGAGCATACGGTGTTTCCCAATCCAGGAAGAGAGTTTTTGTTTGGGCTGCTTCTCCAGAAGAGAAACTCCCAGAGTGGCCAGAACCTATGCATGTTTTTGCTGGTCCTGAGTTAAAAATACCCTTGTCCAACGGCATGCATTACAGTGCTGTTCGAAGCACGGCTGGCGGGGCTCCTTTCCGCTCTATAACTGTGAGAGATACTATTGGAGATCTGCCTCCTGTTGTAAATGGAGCATCCAAACTCTCAATTGAA TATGATGGTTCTCCAGTTTCATGGTTCCAAAAACAAATAAGAGGGAGAACCATTACTCTGGATGATCACATttccaaagaaatgaatgaaCTGAATTTGATTCGGTGTCAACGCATTCCAAAGCGGCCAGGTTCTGACTGGCATGACCTCCCAGATGAGAAG GTTAAATTATCAACTGGGCAAATGGTGGACTTGATACCTTGGTGCCTTCCAAATACTGCAAAGAGACACAACCAGTGGAAGGGACTCTTTGGAAGGTTGGATTGGGAAGGCAACTTCCCAACCTCCATTACTGATCCCCAACCCATGGGTAAGGTTGGCATGTGTTTTCACCCCGAGCAAGATAGAATAATAACCGTCCGTGAGTGTGCTCGTTCTCAG GGATTCCCTGATAGCTACCAATTTTGTGGTAATATTCAAAACAAGCACAGGCAGATTGGCAATGCCGTGCCGCCTCCCCTTGCATATGTACTCGGCCGGAAACTCAAGGAAGCTGTCAATGCTAAGACCTCTTGCAGTGAATAG
- the LOC120278105 gene encoding DNA (cytosine-5)-methyltransferase 1B-like isoform X1 → MLFISIICWKIVSGNKRKGRGASTKKNKSTDDTVVVNAKEKGRVNVDNVRDSVGRKRPKRGAACSDFKEKSIRISEKSSMVETRRDRLVEDERIAVDLTKLGLEDDPPCRKLLDFIFHDAEGNPQPFEMSEIDDLFVTALVMPMDDNLEKEKERGVKCEGFGRIESWAISGYDEGTPVVWISTEIADYECVKPAGSYKRFYDHFCEKARICVEVYRKLAKSAGGDPDLGLEELLAGVVRSMSGSKSFCGGLTGRDFVISLGDFIYNQLIGLDGSEKNDVNFATLPALIALKGECRNNKDFNKVHPEVSGGSLKINETQQSQTIEDDDEKLARLLQEEENWKSMKQQRARQSATSQKNVYIKISEAEIANDYPLPGYYKPAIGEMDEYIFFESDANIYYPDLPRRILNNWSLYNSDSRLISLELLPMIPCAEVDVTVFGSGNMKEDDGTGFCHETEPGQSSSSSLASVDTDGVPVYLSSIKEWMIEFGSSMVFISIRTDVAWYRLGKPAKQYIPWYEPVLKTARLAISIITLLKEQSRVSKLSFADVIKKVSEFDKHHPAFISSNLLLVERYVVVHGQIILQQFSEFPDDNIRKCAFVTGLSEKMQERRHTKLLMNKRFVVQKEANLNPSAAIKPVLSKRNVMRATTTRLINRIWGDYYLHYFPDDSKEGDTHEIKEQELEEDQEENEDEDAEENVPNEEEKLSKSCPSIRSCNSKLNHDEVIWKGESTGKTCCGEALYKYAVVHGDQLAVGGAALIETDECDEPMTIVFLEYMYEKDDGIKMAHGKIMEKGSETVLGNAANEREVFLTNGCVDFELCEVKESVTVDIRLRSWGHKHRASYANADKIDRAKAEERKKKGLPMEYYCKSLYWPERGAFFTLPFDSMGLGNGVCSSCEQRDAEEDFFFVDSTVFVHKKTEYNICDFVYVRPHYFGVEKDEDREIFKGGRNVGLKPYTVCQLQEIEVPRGKTPSPESTLVKVRRFYRPEDVSAQKAYNSDIREVYYSEDITSVPVEAIEGKCEVRKKNDLPIVDLPIITDHVFFCEYCYDADKGSLKQLHAHVKFSPLNQKVPDASSRKKKGKEKCDGEPNGSDKSKDESQESRLATLDIFSGCGGLSEGLQKAGVSFTKWAIEYEQPAGEAFGKNHPNTLMFIDNCNVILRAIMEKCGDVDDCISTSEAAKLAAELSEEKLNNLPLPGQVDFINGGPPCQGFSGMNRFNQGIWSKVQCEMILGFLSFAEYFRPRFFLLENVRTFVSFNKAQTFRLTLASLLEMGYQVRFGILDAGAYGVSQSRKRVFVWAASPEEKLPEWPEPMHVFAGPELKIPLSNGMHYSAVRSTAGGAPFRSITVRDTIGDLPPVVNGASKLSIEYDGSPVSWFQKQIRGRTITLDDHISKEMNELNLIRCQRIPKRPGSDWHDLPDEKVKLSTGQMVDLIPWCLPNTAKRHNQWKGLFGRLDWEGNFPTSITDPQPMGKVGMCFHPEQDRIITVRECARSQGFPDSYQFCGNIQNKHRQIGNAVPPPLAYVLGRKLKEAVNAKTSCSE, encoded by the exons TCTTCCATGATGCTGAAGGAAATCCCCAACCATTTGAAATGTCTGagattgatgatttatttgtcaCTGCTCTTGTTATGCCCATGGATGATAATTtggagaaagagaaggaaaggGGAGTTAAATGTGAGGGCTTTGGCCGCATTGAATCTTGGGCAATTTCAGGTTATGATGAAGGCACTCCAGTGGTTTGGATCTCAACTGAGATTGCAGACTATGAATGTGTGAAGCCTGCCGGCAGCTACAAAAGGTTTTATGATCATTTCTGTGAGAAGGCTCGCATATGTGTTGAAGTCTACCGAAAATTAGCCAAATCTGCTGGAGGAGATCCTGACTTGGGTTTGGAAGAGTTGCTTGCTGGGGTTGTTCGTTCTATGAGTGGAAGCAAAAGCTTTTGTGGTGGATTGACAGGTAGAGATTTTGTGATTTCACTTGgtgattttatatataaccAGTTAATTGGATTGGACGGCTCAGAGAAAAATGATGTGAATTTTGCTACATTGCCTGCTCTTATTGCTCTGAAGGGTGAATGCAGAAATAATAAAGATTTTAACAAGGTCCATCCAGAGGTCTCCGGTGGGAGTTTGAAAATTAATGAAACACAACAATCACAAAcaattgaagatgatgatgagaaaCTTGCAAGGCTGTTGCAGGAGGAGGAGAACTGGAAGTCAATGAAGCAGCAAAGAGCCCGTCAATCAGCAACTTCTCAAAAAAATGTCTACATTAAGATCAGTGAAGCTGAAATTGCCAATGACTATCCTTTGCCTGGATATTATAAGCCAGCAATTGGAGAAATGGATGAGTACATCTTTTTTGAGAGTGATGCCAACATATACTACCCCGACCTCCCAAGACGAATTCTTAACAATTGGTCTCTTTACAATTCTGACTCAAGGCTTATTTCATTAGAGCTCCTCCCAATGATTCCCTGTGCTGAAGTAGATGTGACAGTATTTGGATCAGGGAATATGAAAGAGGATGATGGGACTGGGTTCTGCCATGAGACTGAACCAGGCCAGTCCTCATCAAGCTCATTGGCCTCTGTGGATACTGATGGGGTTCCAGTTTATCTTAGCTCCATAAAGGAATGGATGATAGAGTTTGGATCTTCCATGGTCTTTATATCTATCCGAACAGATGTTGCCTG GTATAGGCTGGGGAAACCTGCAAAACAGTACATTCCGTGGTATGAGCCAGTCCTTAAAACAGCAAGGCTTGCTATAAGTATCATCACTTTGCTAAAGGAACAAAGCCGTGTTTCTAAGCTTTCGTTTGCAGATGTCATCAAGAAAGTTTCAGAGTTTGATAAGCACCATCCTGCCTTTATCTCTTCCAATCTGCTATTGGTGGAGAGATATGTAGTTGTTCATGGACAGATTATTCTTCAACAATTTTCCGAGTTTCCTGATGACAACATTCGAAAATGTGCTTTTGTCACTGGTCTTTCTGAAAAGATGCAAGAGAGACGCCACACCAAGCTTCTTATGAATAAAAGATTTGTCGTGCAGAAGGAAGCAAATTTGAATCCAAGTGCAGCAATTAAGCCAGTTTTGTCAAAGAGAAATGTGATGCGAGCTACTACAACAAGGTTGATTAATAGGATATGGGGagattattatttacattattttccAGATGATTCAAAAGAGGGAGATACTCATGAAATTAAAGAGCAAGAACTTGAGGAGGATcaggaagaaaatgaagatgaagatgcaGAAGAAAATGTGCCTAATGAAGAGGAGAAATTGTCAAAGTCTTGTCCGTCTATTCGATCATGTAATTCCAAGTTAAACCATGATGAAGTAATATGGAAAGGTGAGTCTACTGGAAAGACATGCTGCGGGGAGGCTCTTTATAAATATGCAGTTGTTCATGGAGATCAACTTGCTGTTGGTGGGGCAGCATTAATAGAAACTGATGAATGTGATGAGCCGATGACCATAGTTTTCCTGGAGTACATGTATGAAAAAGACGATGGAATAAAAATGGCGCATGGGAAAATTATGGAAAAGGGATCTGAGACAGTACTTGGAAATGCGGCAAATGAGAGGGAAGTTTTCCTGACCAATGGCTGTGTGGACTTTGAATTGTGTGAGGTGAAAGAATCTGTAACTGTGGATATACGTTTGCGGTCATGGGGGCATAAACACAGGGCTTCTTATGCTAATGCTGACAAGATTGATAGGGCAAAGGctgaagagagaaagaagaaaggactACCAATGGAGTATTATTGTAAAAGTTTGTATTGGCCTGAGAGGGGTGCTTTCTTCACTCTTCCATTTGACAGCATGGGACTTGGAAATGGGGTGTGTAGTTCATGTGAACAAAGAGATGCAGAAGAggattttttctttgttgattctACCGTTTTTGTTCACAAGAAGACTGAATACAATATATGTGACTTTGTATATGTGAGGCCTCATTATTTTGGGGTGGAAAAAGATGAGGATCGGGAAATTTTCAAAGGTGGGAGGAATGTAGGCCTAAAGCCTTACACAGTATGCCAGTTGCAGGAAATTGAAGTCCCCAGAGGGAAAACACCCTCTCCAGAGTCCACTCTTGTCAAGGTTAGAAGATTCTACCGGCCAGAAGATGTTTCTGCTCAAAAGGCCTACAATTCAGATATTAGAGAA GTTTATTATAGTGAAGACATTACCAGTGTTCCTGTTGAAGCAATAGAAGGGAAGTGTGAAGTCAGAAAGAAAAACGATCTCCCCATTGTGGATCTTCCTATAATTACtgatcatgttttcttttgtgaatattGTTATGATGCTGATAAAGGAAGTCTCAAGCAG TTgcatgcccatgtgaaattttCGCCATTAAACCAAAAGGTGCCTGATGCTTCCTCAAGGAAGAAAAAAGGGAAGGAAAAATGTGATGGTGAACCAAACGGTTCTGATAAAAGTAAAGATGAATCACAGGAAAGCCGTCTGGCTACTTTAGATATCTTTTCTGGCTGTGGGGGTCTGTCAGAGGGATTGCAAAAAGCTG GTGTTTCATTCACAAAGTGGGCAATAGAATATGAGCAGCCTGCTGGAGAAGCATTTGGCAAAAACCATCCTAATACATTGATGTTCATTGATAATTGCAATGTTATTTTGAG AGCTATCATGGAAAAGTGTGGGGATGTAGATGACTGCATCTCAACTTCTGAGGCTGCTAAACTGGCTGCAGAACTTAGTGAAGAAAAGCTTAACAACCTGCCATTGCCTGGCCAAGTAGATTTTATTAACGGAGGCCCCCCATGCCAG GGATTTTCGGGGATGAATAGATTTAATCAAGGCATCTGGAGTAAGGTGCAATGTGAGATGATTTTGGGCTTCTTGTCTTTCGCTGAATATTTTCGTCCTAGATTCTTCCTTTTGGAGAATGTCAggacatttgtttcttttaacaAGGCACAGACATTCAGATTGACTCTTGCTTCATTGCTAGAGATGGGTTACCAG GTGAGATTTGGCATTCTTGACGCTGGAGCATACGGTGTTTCCCAATCCAGGAAGAGAGTTTTTGTTTGGGCTGCTTCTCCAGAAGAGAAACTCCCAGAGTGGCCAGAACCTATGCATGTTTTTGCTGGTCCTGAGTTAAAAATACCCTTGTCCAACGGCATGCATTACAGTGCTGTTCGAAGCACGGCTGGCGGGGCTCCTTTCCGCTCTATAACTGTGAGAGATACTATTGGAGATCTGCCTCCTGTTGTAAATGGAGCATCCAAACTCTCAATTGAA TATGATGGTTCTCCAGTTTCATGGTTCCAAAAACAAATAAGAGGGAGAACCATTACTCTGGATGATCACATttccaaagaaatgaatgaaCTGAATTTGATTCGGTGTCAACGCATTCCAAAGCGGCCAGGTTCTGACTGGCATGACCTCCCAGATGAGAAG GTTAAATTATCAACTGGGCAAATGGTGGACTTGATACCTTGGTGCCTTCCAAATACTGCAAAGAGACACAACCAGTGGAAGGGACTCTTTGGAAGGTTGGATTGGGAAGGCAACTTCCCAACCTCCATTACTGATCCCCAACCCATGGGTAAGGTTGGCATGTGTTTTCACCCCGAGCAAGATAGAATAATAACCGTCCGTGAGTGTGCTCGTTCTCAG GGATTCCCTGATAGCTACCAATTTTGTGGTAATATTCAAAACAAGCACAGGCAGATTGGCAATGCCGTGCCGCCTCCCCTTGCATATGTACTCGGCCGGAAACTCAAGGAAGCTGTCAATGCTAAGACCTCTTGCAGTGAATAG